One window of Planctomycetia bacterium genomic DNA carries:
- a CDS encoding tetratricopeptide repeat protein, with the protein MQVANAQTVLGNFDDGEFKYHEVTSRFFKKDGKFFVQTDGPDGTLQKYEISYTFGIDPLQQYLIGFPDGRYQALNVCWDTRPKEQGGQRWFHLYPDENVGHDDILHWTGPYQNWNHMCAECHSTNVRKNYDAASDRFTTSWSEINVSCESCHGPGSEHVAWAQAAKRGMRSTESPRKGLVVQLKEPRSVSWNIDPRTGVPRREPQRTLHVVIEMCARCHSRRGAFSEDYVHGGPLMDTHRPTVLDAGLYEPDGQIRDEVYEYQSFLQSKMYAAGVTCTDCHNPHSLKIPAGNTLCATCHPPEKFDTAAHHFHKVGGPGSRCVECHAPTRNYMVVHARHDHSFRVPRPDLSAKIGAPNACNGCHTDRTTQWAADATVKWWGTKRAHDPHYGEALHAGIETLPGASLTLSALADDATKPGIVRATAVALLGGFLGPGTVPTLERALQNRDPLVRAAGVSAIRAAPPEPLVRLVAPLLNDPVRMVRIDAARALATAPAERLTPNQRKSLVDGMDEYRRAQLVDADRAEAHLNLGSLHTELGELDQAEREYRIALKLSPRFAPTYVNLADLYRVMGREDEAERTLRTGLNRAPDDPALHHSLGLTLARRNNLSSALKHLARAAELMPDHARYAYVYGIALQSTSRPDLSLAVLKAAYARHPGDRDLLIALATISRDSGDRSSAIEFARKLVALDQDEPGARSLLAELEAPPP; encoded by the coding sequence ATGCAGGTGGCCAACGCTCAGACGGTGTTGGGGAACTTCGATGACGGGGAGTTCAAGTACCACGAGGTGACGTCCAGATTCTTCAAGAAGGACGGGAAATTCTTCGTACAAACGGACGGCCCGGACGGCACGCTGCAGAAGTACGAGATTTCTTACACCTTCGGCATCGATCCGCTTCAACAGTATCTGATCGGGTTTCCAGATGGCCGCTATCAGGCGTTGAACGTGTGCTGGGATACTCGCCCGAAAGAGCAGGGTGGCCAGCGATGGTTCCATCTCTATCCCGATGAGAATGTCGGACACGACGATATTCTGCACTGGACCGGTCCGTACCAGAACTGGAATCACATGTGTGCCGAGTGTCACTCGACCAACGTTCGCAAGAATTACGACGCAGCCTCGGATCGATTCACAACATCCTGGTCGGAGATCAACGTTTCGTGCGAAAGCTGTCACGGTCCCGGCTCCGAACACGTCGCCTGGGCGCAGGCGGCGAAGCGCGGCATGCGATCCACCGAGAGCCCGCGGAAAGGTCTGGTCGTCCAGCTCAAGGAACCGCGATCGGTCTCGTGGAATATCGATCCGAGGACGGGCGTTCCCCGGCGGGAGCCGCAGCGGACCTTACATGTTGTGATCGAGATGTGCGCTCGATGTCACTCACGTCGCGGCGCATTCAGCGAAGACTACGTTCATGGCGGGCCGCTGATGGACACGCATCGCCCGACGGTCCTTGATGCCGGGCTGTATGAACCAGACGGCCAGATCCGGGACGAAGTTTATGAGTACCAGTCTTTTCTGCAAAGCAAGATGTACGCCGCCGGGGTGACGTGTACAGACTGCCATAATCCTCATAGCTTGAAGATACCCGCCGGAAACACCTTGTGCGCCACCTGCCACCCGCCCGAGAAGTTTGACACCGCCGCGCATCATTTCCACAAGGTCGGCGGTCCCGGTTCGCGGTGTGTGGAATGCCATGCGCCAACGCGAAACTACATGGTCGTCCACGCCCGCCACGATCACAGTTTTCGCGTGCCGAGGCCGGACTTGTCCGCCAAGATAGGCGCCCCGAATGCTTGCAACGGATGCCACACTGATCGCACGACGCAGTGGGCCGCCGACGCGACGGTGAAGTGGTGGGGCACGAAACGGGCGCACGACCCCCACTACGGCGAAGCACTTCATGCGGGCATTGAGACGCTGCCCGGCGCCAGCCTGACCCTTTCTGCGCTTGCGGATGATGCGACGAAACCGGGCATTGTTCGGGCAACCGCCGTGGCGCTGCTGGGCGGCTTCCTGGGCCCGGGGACCGTACCGACCCTCGAGCGGGCACTGCAGAATCGCGACCCTCTGGTTCGCGCCGCGGGTGTCAGCGCGATTCGTGCGGCACCGCCGGAGCCGCTGGTCCGCCTCGTGGCGCCTTTGCTCAACGACCCGGTCCGGATGGTTCGGATCGACGCGGCACGCGCCCTGGCGACGGCGCCGGCTGAGCGGCTGACGCCGAATCAACGGAAGTCACTGGTGGATGGCATGGACGAGTATCGTCGGGCGCAGCTTGTCGACGCCGATCGCGCCGAAGCCCATCTCAATCTGGGCTCGCTGCACACCGAACTCGGCGAACTCGATCAGGCCGAGCGCGAGTATCGAATCGCGCTGAAGTTGAGCCCTCGCTTTGCGCCGACTTACGTCAACCTCGCCGATCTGTATCGTGTGATGGGACGCGAGGACGAGGCGGAGCGCACGCTGCGAACCGGGTTGAACCGCGCGCCGGACGATCCCGCCTTGCATCATTCGCTCGGTTTGACGCTCGCACGCCGGAACAACCTGTCGAGCGCCCTGAAACATCTCGCCCGAGCCGCCGAACTCATGCCCGACCACGCTAGATACGCTTACGTCTACGGCATCGCCCTGCAGTCGACGAGTCGGCCCGATCTCAGCCTGGCGGTGTTGAAGGCCGCGTACGCGCGGCATCCCGGAGACCGTGACCTGCTGATCGCGCTGGCCACGATCAGTCGGGACAGCGGCGACCGATCATCCGCGATCGAATTCGCTCGGAAACTGGTGGCGCTGGATCAGGACGAACCCGGCGCCCGATCGCTGTTGGCGGAACTTGAGGCCCCGCCGCCTTGA
- a CDS encoding PilZ domain-containing protein — protein sequence MNFRNLERREDPRIQSFLPVTLLVEGSEQETPAQLLDLSMGGAAILTTAYNAPELGHQLNLFFDSPNNDGGSEKSQRRENCVVVNSSSPERGIRRVGVRFYQRPDLPLNPQDPSDSFSGHRMTDDAARPSRSWNTARNFRTPAQAYSGSGLPN from the coding sequence ATGAACTTCAGAAACTTAGAGCGACGAGAAGACCCCCGCATTCAGTCATTTCTGCCGGTTACATTGTTGGTTGAAGGCTCGGAACAGGAAACTCCGGCGCAGTTGCTCGATCTTTCGATGGGCGGTGCGGCGATTCTGACGACGGCATACAACGCGCCGGAGCTCGGCCATCAACTGAATCTCTTTTTCGACAGTCCCAATAACGACGGCGGCAGCGAGAAGTCGCAGCGCCGCGAGAACTGCGTCGTCGTCAATTCGTCGTCGCCCGAGCGGGGCATTCGACGCGTGGGCGTTCGCTTCTATCAGCGACCCGATCTTCCGCTCAATCCGCAAGACCCGAGCGACTCGTTTTCGGGCCATCGGATGACGGACGACGCAGCGCGACCTTCCCGGTCGTGGAACACGGCACGGAATTTCCGAACGCCGGCGCAGGCGTACTCGGGCAGCGGGCTTCCCAACTAA
- a CDS encoding nitroreductase family protein, protein MIPYALPPRDSDWQARRAAELIAEMNGRRSCRDFSPKPVPRELLEQAIAIAHSAPSGANRKPWRFVAIDDPAVRREIRIAAETEEKESYDHRMPAEWLEALETIGTTWEKPFLEIAPYLVIIFRIDWEESGDRRLRNYYPIESTGIASGFFIMACHQLGLATLTHTPSPMNFLRQICRRPECEKPFLLIPVGYPAENCQVPDLVKKPVQEALQWNR, encoded by the coding sequence ATGATCCCCTACGCGCTCCCGCCTCGCGATTCCGATTGGCAGGCTCGCCGCGCCGCCGAGCTCATCGCCGAGATGAACGGCCGGCGCAGTTGCCGCGACTTTTCACCGAAGCCCGTCCCGCGAGAACTCTTGGAGCAGGCCATCGCCATCGCCCACTCCGCCCCCAGCGGCGCTAATCGAAAGCCCTGGCGCTTCGTCGCCATCGACGATCCCGCCGTCAGACGAGAAATCCGCATCGCCGCCGAGACCGAGGAAAAGGAGAGTTACGATCATCGAATGCCCGCCGAATGGCTCGAGGCCCTCGAAACCATCGGCACGACGTGGGAAAAACCCTTTCTGGAGATCGCCCCGTACCTCGTCATCATCTTTCGCATCGACTGGGAAGAGTCGGGGGATCGCCGACTGAGAAATTACTACCCCATCGAGAGCACCGGCATCGCCTCCGGTTTCTTTATTATGGCGTGTCACCAGCTTGGCCTCGCCACGCTGACCCACACTCCCAGCCCGATGAACTTCCTCCGGCAGATCTGCCGTCGTCCCGAATGCGAGAAGCCGTTCCTGCTGATTCCCGTAGGCTATCCGGCCGAGAATTGTCAGGTTCCCGACCTCGTCAAGAAGCCGGTGCAAGAGGCATTGCAGTGGAATCGTTAG
- a CDS encoding PP2C family protein-serine/threonine phosphatase has product MMQLQIESDAFDEALLRSERIRTASVLFAIVAILFVGFIYSVLSGLTVTRPLPAIALLVTIFGLFESFHLLAIQRALAGAYHIPASIWTLTTIAETQLPTVSLWLLTKSTLMGPYTALMAPVALMYFVFILLSVLRLRPVLCLLTGMLSALGYCAVAVSTVWRSPDGSGQFPFPFGGYVAMYASVLLVSGFLAAGITRSIHKYVLAALREAEARRLVERMEHDLEIARSIQQGLLPKEPPKIDGFEIAGWNQPADETGGDYFDWQTLPDGRAAISLADVSGHGIGPALVAAQCRAFARAIVPTAAGLGEAITQINRLISQDLSVGRFVTYVMAILTPSSSRVQLLSAGHGPLLLYTAADQAVRSFNAHAIPLGIGSHIDYGSPQDIDLEPGDLLLLVTDGFFEWANDEGEFFGIERVIECVRAHASLPARELIRKLYSLVVEFAGRTLQADDLTAVFVRRTVT; this is encoded by the coding sequence ATGATGCAGCTTCAGATTGAGTCCGATGCCTTTGACGAGGCTCTCCTGCGGAGCGAACGCATTCGAACTGCGAGCGTGCTCTTCGCGATTGTTGCCATCCTCTTTGTTGGATTCATTTACAGCGTGCTCAGCGGCTTGACGGTGACCCGGCCCCTGCCGGCTATCGCGTTACTGGTTACGATCTTTGGTCTTTTCGAGTCGTTTCATCTTCTGGCGATTCAACGTGCGCTCGCCGGCGCTTATCATATCCCGGCCTCGATCTGGACCCTGACCACGATCGCCGAGACGCAGCTACCTACCGTCTCCTTGTGGCTTCTGACTAAGAGCACGCTGATGGGGCCGTACACCGCGCTCATGGCACCTGTCGCACTCATGTACTTCGTGTTCATCTTGCTCTCGGTGCTACGGCTGCGTCCTGTGCTTTGCCTGCTGACTGGGATGCTCTCTGCGCTTGGGTACTGCGCTGTAGCGGTCTCGACGGTCTGGCGTTCCCCCGACGGCAGTGGGCAGTTTCCGTTTCCGTTCGGCGGATACGTTGCCATGTATGCCTCGGTGCTTCTGGTGTCCGGATTTCTGGCGGCCGGGATAACACGGAGCATACACAAATACGTTCTTGCCGCGCTGCGCGAAGCTGAGGCCAGGAGGCTGGTCGAGCGAATGGAGCACGACCTGGAAATCGCTCGGTCCATCCAGCAAGGACTTCTGCCCAAGGAGCCGCCGAAGATCGACGGCTTCGAAATCGCCGGTTGGAACCAACCGGCCGACGAGACCGGGGGAGATTACTTCGATTGGCAAACGCTGCCTGACGGCCGCGCAGCAATATCGCTGGCGGACGTGAGCGGCCATGGTATCGGGCCGGCACTCGTGGCGGCGCAATGCCGTGCATTCGCCCGCGCCATCGTGCCGACGGCCGCCGGCCTCGGCGAAGCAATCACACAAATCAACAGGTTGATCTCACAGGACTTATCGGTAGGTCGATTCGTCACGTACGTCATGGCCATTCTCACGCCATCGTCAAGCCGAGTGCAGTTGCTCTCCGCCGGCCATGGACCGCTGTTGCTCTACACGGCTGCGGACCAGGCCGTTCGATCTTTCAACGCCCACGCCATCCCTTTGGGCATTGGATCACACATCGACTACGGTTCACCTCAAGACATCGATCTTGAACCGGGCGACCTGCTGCTGCTGGTGACCGACGGTTTTTTCGAGTGGGCCAACGACGAAGGCGAGTTCTTTGGCATCGAGCGGGTGATAGAGTGCGTTCGGGCTCACGCATCATTGCCGGCGCGCGAACTCATCCGCAAGCTCTATTCCCTCGTCGTGGAGTTTGCGGGCAGGACTCTTCAGGCAGACGATCTTACGGCCGTATTCGTCCGGCGAACTGTGACCTGA
- a CDS encoding transposase — protein MRRHELSDEEWALVETMFPPTGGKGGPWRDHRMVMNGLFWRLRTVSRRKAVNIKELTIPRPMCCSPTRASVRSVHRDGSSAGHPTTLNPVCMGKEILNSVQGLTHEFAPFHDQFTHDKSGRTFFFDSPIPPHHRRATNEP, from the coding sequence ATGCGAAGACACGAATTGTCAGACGAAGAATGGGCATTGGTCGAAACTATGTTTCCGCCGACGGGCGGCAAGGGCGGCCCATGGCGCGATCATCGCATGGTGATGAACGGTTTGTTCTGGCGGCTGCGGACGGTCAGCAGAAGAAAAGCTGTTAACATCAAAGAGCTGACCATTCCGCGGCCCATGTGTTGCAGTCCAACTCGGGCATCCGTTCGCAGCGTACACCGAGACGGGAGTTCCGCTGGACATCCTACTACCCTTAACCCAGTCTGTATGGGAAAAGAAATCCTGAATTCCGTGCAGGGCTTGACCCATGAGTTCGCCCCTTTTCACGATCAATTCACCCACGATAAATCCGGAAGAACCTTTTTTTTTGACTCACCAATCCCGCCCCACCACCGTCGGGCCACCAACGAGCCCTGA
- a CDS encoding tetratricopeptide repeat protein, producing the protein MANAITSLFGSGGLAGLYAAPSSRSSSSSSASTFDAFGPDFFLGALTSSRIGASAGYTATGQPIGLPENAPQVKQRQTDLKAVTNALKVGNLTAARAGVDRILKVFPNDVTATYNLARIQLLEGDYKGAEKSLLQVSQSSSDELITSDLRAARTLKKGPSETVAQIRRLLSSQKTASDGLRLADYFLQNQPDSAEAHLAVAEFYEGIGNLNLAGAELRQTIDKVPARNLSTVISHLEGFANRHSTDPGSYDLLAQAYAAAGSLNKAKSAFQTAIRLSADDPAFQADIRKDFADIYSRLGRQKKLVGDTSGALTAFEQAIDLRDDDVRRGDLSDLQFERAQALFKIGGYAQSLKALNESYVNLPIGEDAARKDRLLPAYDRIIEKLTSLGDLKNLVTARAGAFNQDPADDVRKRDLAEAQNTYGLDLLSKNKYREAYRQFLAATRLYPGDTNYTANLSTARALF; encoded by the coding sequence TTGGCCAATGCCATCACATCACTATTCGGTTCCGGCGGTCTTGCCGGCCTCTACGCGGCGCCGTCGTCCCGCTCGTCCTCCTCCAGTTCCGCCTCAACATTCGACGCATTCGGACCGGACTTCTTCCTCGGCGCCCTGACATCCTCGCGAATCGGCGCATCCGCCGGATACACCGCCACCGGCCAGCCCATCGGCCTCCCGGAAAACGCGCCGCAGGTCAAGCAGCGACAGACCGATCTCAAGGCCGTGACCAATGCGCTGAAGGTCGGAAACCTCACCGCCGCCCGTGCAGGCGTCGATCGCATTCTCAAAGTCTTCCCCAACGACGTGACGGCGACCTACAACCTCGCGCGCATCCAGTTGCTCGAGGGCGATTACAAGGGCGCGGAGAAGTCGCTGCTTCAGGTGTCGCAATCATCGAGCGACGAGTTAATCACCTCCGACCTTCGCGCCGCCCGGACCCTCAAGAAAGGTCCCTCGGAAACCGTCGCACAAATCCGCAGACTTCTCAGCTCACAGAAGACCGCCTCCGACGGCCTGCGGCTGGCCGACTACTTCCTGCAAAACCAGCCCGATAGCGCCGAGGCTCACCTTGCCGTTGCGGAATTCTACGAAGGGATCGGCAACCTGAATCTCGCCGGCGCGGAACTGCGTCAAACGATCGACAAGGTCCCGGCGAGAAATCTCAGCACTGTCATCTCCCACTTGGAAGGTTTCGCGAACCGACACTCCACCGACCCGGGCTCATACGATCTCCTGGCCCAGGCCTACGCGGCCGCCGGTTCGCTGAACAAGGCCAAGAGCGCCTTCCAAACGGCGATTCGCCTGTCGGCGGACGATCCCGCCTTTCAGGCCGACATCCGAAAAGACTTCGCCGACATTTACAGTCGCCTCGGACGACAAAAGAAGCTGGTTGGTGACACCTCCGGGGCACTGACCGCCTTCGAGCAGGCCATCGACCTGCGCGACGACGACGTGCGCCGCGGCGATCTCTCCGACCTGCAGTTCGAGCGGGCTCAGGCGCTCTTCAAGATCGGCGGCTACGCTCAGTCTCTCAAGGCACTCAATGAGTCCTATGTCAATCTCCCGATCGGCGAAGATGCCGCGCGGAAGGATCGCCTGCTGCCCGCATACGATCGGATCATCGAAAAGCTCACGTCTCTCGGCGACCTGAAGAATCTCGTCACCGCCCGGGCAGGCGCCTTCAATCAGGACCCCGCCGATGACGTGCGCAAGCGCGACCTGGCCGAGGCTCAAAACACCTACGGGCTCGACCTGCTCAGCAAAAACAAGTATCGCGAGGCCTACCGCCAATTCCTCGCCGCGACCAGACTCTATCCGGGGGACACCAACTACACCGCCAATCTAAGCACGGCGCGGGCCCTGTTCTAA
- the prfA gene encoding peptide chain release factor 1, with product MAELTVNPGFIAKLDELSARYDAVAEEMNQPEVASNSTRIVKLAKEHANLSRMVEPYRRYQKLHAQIADAEQIIADPSADPEFKEMAEAELGELTATAATLMENLIDGLLGGEDANVDSIIMEVRAGTGGDEAAIFAKDLFEIYSRYAVAKGFKIEVLDLSTNEYGGYREVVFTVKGEGVYTHFGYEGGGHRVQRVPVTETQGRIHTSAATVAVLPEVEETEVDIDWNKDVLEHVSAAGGPGGQNVNKVATAIRLEHIATGIMVSMRDERSQHKNRAKARRIMASRVKAHFEEQDRAKRDSTRKSMIGSGNRNERVRTYNYPQNRCTDHRLNDNFSLEKISAGQLDEVIEALRRFDRQRRLQDM from the coding sequence ATGGCTGAGCTGACCGTCAACCCGGGGTTTATCGCCAAGCTGGATGAACTTTCCGCGCGCTATGACGCTGTCGCCGAGGAGATGAATCAGCCCGAGGTGGCGTCGAACTCCACGCGCATCGTCAAGCTGGCCAAGGAACATGCCAACTTGTCGCGGATGGTCGAGCCCTATCGACGATACCAGAAGCTGCACGCTCAGATCGCCGACGCGGAACAGATCATTGCCGATCCCTCCGCCGATCCGGAATTCAAGGAGATGGCCGAGGCGGAGTTGGGGGAGCTGACCGCGACCGCCGCTACGCTGATGGAGAATCTCATCGACGGTCTGCTCGGCGGTGAGGACGCCAACGTGGATTCCATCATCATGGAAGTCCGCGCCGGCACCGGCGGCGATGAGGCGGCGATTTTCGCGAAGGACCTGTTTGAGATTTACTCGCGCTATGCCGTGGCGAAGGGATTCAAGATCGAAGTCCTCGATCTCTCCACGAATGAATACGGCGGTTATCGCGAAGTCGTCTTCACCGTGAAGGGCGAAGGCGTCTATACCCACTTCGGATATGAGGGCGGCGGGCATCGTGTCCAGCGCGTGCCGGTGACGGAGACGCAGGGGCGCATTCATACGTCGGCGGCGACGGTCGCGGTTCTGCCTGAGGTGGAGGAGACCGAAGTCGACATCGACTGGAACAAGGACGTCCTCGAACATGTCAGCGCGGCGGGCGGACCGGGCGGGCAGAACGTCAACAAGGTGGCCACGGCCATCCGGCTGGAGCACATCGCCACGGGCATCATGGTGTCGATGCGCGACGAGCGGAGCCAGCATAAGAATCGGGCCAAGGCGCGGCGCATCATGGCCAGCCGGGTCAAGGCGCACTTTGAAGAGCAGGACCGGGCCAAGCGGGACTCGACGCGAAAGTCGATGATCGGTTCGGGCAATCGCAACGAGCGCGTGCGCACTTATAACTATCCGCAGAATCGCTGCACGGATCATCGGCTCAATGACAATTTCTCGCTTGAGAAGATCTCCGCGGGGCAGCTCGATGAGGTCATTGAGGCGCTTCGGCGATTCGACCGGCAGCGCCGGCTGCAGGATATGTAA
- the rpmE gene encoding 50S ribosomal protein L31 produces the protein MKEGIHPKYIKCVVSCGCGHTFETRSTRDKIAVEICSACHPFFTGTQKFVDTAGRVEKFQKKFGGDYFKKKPAAKPAAKA, from the coding sequence ATGAAGGAAGGCATCCATCCCAAGTACATCAAGTGCGTCGTGAGCTGCGGTTGCGGCCACACGTTCGAGACCCGAAGCACGCGCGACAAGATCGCCGTGGAAATCTGCTCGGCCTGCCATCCGTTCTTCACCGGCACACAGAAGTTCGTCGATACCGCCGGCCGTGTCGAGAAGTTCCAGAAAAAGTTCGGCGGTGATTACTTCAAGAAGAAGCCCGCCGCGAAGCCCGCCGCCAAGGCTTAG
- a CDS encoding NUDIX hydrolase encodes METLLKCRKFEVRREVVTGTDGASHTREYVIHPGAVVVLALPDADHCLMLRQLRPAIGQEIWELPAGTLDILGEPPEEAAARELEEEAGVRAGRLKRLCEFYPSPGIMSEKIIAFVAEDLQPGRQALGPTEQIHEVKRLPIVDALKMVTDGRIVDAKTMITLMVWDARRGRNE; translated from the coding sequence ATGGAAACGCTGCTGAAATGCCGGAAGTTTGAGGTTCGCCGGGAGGTGGTGACCGGCACGGACGGCGCCTCGCATACCCGGGAGTACGTGATCCATCCCGGTGCAGTCGTGGTGCTTGCCCTTCCTGACGCCGACCACTGCCTGATGCTTCGTCAGCTTCGACCTGCGATCGGGCAGGAAATCTGGGAGCTGCCGGCCGGAACCCTGGATATCCTGGGTGAGCCGCCGGAGGAGGCGGCAGCGCGTGAACTGGAGGAGGAGGCGGGGGTTCGGGCGGGAAGGCTGAAGCGCCTCTGCGAGTTCTATCCGTCGCCGGGAATCATGAGTGAGAAAATCATCGCCTTCGTGGCGGAGGATTTGCAGCCGGGACGCCAGGCATTGGGGCCGACGGAACAGATTCACGAAGTAAAGCGGCTGCCGATCGTCGATGCATTGAAAATGGTGACGGACGGACGAATCGTGGACGCAAAAACAATGATCACGCTGATGGTCTGGGACGCGCGACGCGGGAGGAACGAATGA
- a CDS encoding rhomboid family intramembrane serine protease → MSWENRPYAHNDEPQFGGDGLRSWFGGMPAPGKAVKWIAIANIGLFLICMITGGSQGLIFRALEMRTDLVWKGQIWRLFTFTYLHSQHDLLHILFNMIGLYFLGISLERHLGSKRFFYFYTAAGFVAVAAYFLITSMSWLDRDIPIVGASGGVLGILGACAVLFPSMRIILVFFPVPIRMAALIFGVLYVFNLGTRGINAGGDACHLAGLAFGIAYGYRGAQWSRWFSDWRESTQRRGIETRRQRARDLELNVDRILDKVHQHGVGSLSAREKKILEGASKQGRN, encoded by the coding sequence ATGAGCTGGGAGAATCGGCCCTACGCGCACAATGACGAGCCGCAATTCGGCGGCGATGGTCTTCGCTCCTGGTTTGGCGGAATGCCGGCGCCAGGGAAGGCTGTGAAGTGGATTGCAATTGCCAACATCGGGCTCTTTCTCATCTGCATGATTACCGGAGGAAGTCAGGGGCTGATTTTTCGGGCGCTCGAAATGCGCACCGACCTCGTCTGGAAGGGGCAGATCTGGCGGCTCTTCACATTTACTTACCTGCATAGCCAGCATGACCTGCTTCATATCCTCTTTAACATGATCGGCCTGTATTTTTTGGGGATTTCATTAGAGCGGCACCTGGGGTCGAAGCGGTTCTTCTATTTCTATACGGCGGCGGGCTTCGTTGCCGTCGCTGCATATTTTCTGATCACGAGTATGAGTTGGCTGGACCGTGACATTCCCATTGTCGGCGCTTCCGGCGGTGTGCTCGGAATTCTCGGCGCATGTGCGGTTCTTTTTCCTTCCATGCGGATCATCCTCGTGTTTTTTCCCGTGCCGATTCGCATGGCGGCACTGATCTTTGGCGTCCTCTACGTATTCAACCTCGGGACTCGGGGAATCAATGCGGGGGGAGACGCCTGCCATCTTGCCGGGCTTGCATTTGGCATCGCCTACGGCTATCGAGGTGCGCAGTGGTCACGGTGGTTTTCTGATTGGCGGGAATCGACGCAAAGGAGAGGCATTGAGACCCGTCGACAACGTGCCAGAGACCTGGAACTCAACGTGGATCGCATCCTCGACAAGGTGCATCAACACGGAGTCGGCAGCCTGTCCGCCCGCGAGAAAAAAATACTCGAAGGGGCCTCGAAACAGGGGCGTAACTAG
- the nadC gene encoding carboxylating nicotinate-nucleotide diphosphorylase, translated as MSTIHEFNLDHVRRLIALAREEDLGAHGDVTTQLLPPHTAAATGAWHLTSRTTGRFCGSELLPILLEELAPEVHLDWCRAASLQEDLEPGQPVARLSGHVGQMLAAERTILNFLQHLSGIATLTARFVSAVAGTRAKIFDTRKTMPGMRSLEKYAVRCGGGHNHRTGLYDAVLLKDNHLAGVPTERLAHTVFDMLNRLASLPVRPTFVEVECDGLDQFAELLKVVGIDVILLDNFTNEALGTAVQLRDREGLKGKLELEASGGATLESVRRIAETGVDRIAVGAITHSAPILDLGLDAA; from the coding sequence ATGTCCACGATTCATGAATTCAATCTTGATCACGTTCGCCGCCTCATTGCGCTCGCGCGGGAAGAAGACCTCGGGGCCCACGGCGACGTCACGACGCAGCTTCTACCGCCGCATACGGCCGCAGCGACGGGGGCATGGCACCTGACCTCGCGGACGACGGGACGATTCTGCGGAAGCGAGCTTCTCCCGATACTTCTGGAAGAACTTGCTCCGGAGGTGCACCTCGACTGGTGCCGGGCGGCGAGCCTGCAGGAAGACCTGGAGCCGGGTCAGCCTGTCGCGCGGCTGAGCGGACATGTCGGGCAGATGCTCGCGGCCGAGCGGACGATCCTGAACTTTCTGCAGCACCTCTCCGGGATCGCCACGCTGACGGCAAGGTTCGTCTCGGCCGTGGCAGGCACGCGTGCGAAGATATTCGACACACGTAAGACCATGCCGGGGATGCGGTCGCTGGAGAAGTATGCCGTTCGTTGCGGCGGCGGGCACAATCACCGCACCGGGTTGTATGACGCCGTGCTGCTGAAGGACAACCACCTTGCGGGAGTCCCGACCGAGCGACTCGCTCATACCGTCTTCGATATGCTCAATCGGCTGGCGTCGCTGCCGGTTCGACCGACTTTTGTGGAGGTGGAGTGCGACGGGCTGGACCAATTCGCCGAGTTGCTCAAGGTCGTCGGCATTGACGTAATCCTGCTTGATAACTTCACGAATGAGGCACTGGGCACGGCCGTGCAACTACGTGACCGCGAAGGTTTGAAGGGAAAGCTAGAACTCGAGGCCAGCGGAGGGGCGACGCTTGAGTCCGTTCGCCGGATTGCCGAAACAGGCGTGGATCGTATTGCGGTCGGGGCGATCACACATTCCGCTCCGATTCTCGACCTGGGTCTGGATGCCGCATGA